The Pelodiscus sinensis isolate JC-2024 chromosome 24, ASM4963464v1, whole genome shotgun sequence genomic interval agactcggGGCTGCTGGGGGAATCGGCCGGTCAGGACTACAGGCTCCATCCACCCCCCAGCTCTAGCCCCTGGGGGCAGCGTGGGCCCCACTCTCAGCTTGTGGAGGATCCTTGGGAGAGAAGCGTCACCACACCTGGGGGGCGGAGAGAAGAGAGACAGGGGCCATTTGAGAGCCGGGTGAGCCAATCCCGTGCTGCGTTGCTGTGCAGCTGCgcccctgcgccccaccccagaggtggctgcatctcaggactgggggaggggtccctgtGTACACAGTCCCTGCGCCTCTCCCCAGAAAccgccccacgccctgccccagaaggccctgccccctcccccctctcaccGGTCAGGAGGAAGAGCGGGCAGGCCGCCCAGCCGAGGCCGAAGGACCAGCCGTAGCTGATGCGAGACGTGGCGATCGTCATGCCCTTGGGGCTCTGCCACATGAAAATGGCCATCGCGGCGGCCGCCAAGAGACCTAGGGCCACGGGGAAGAGCATGAGCCCCAGGCCTCAGCCCCACACCTGGAGAGCAAGAGGGgttctggctggggcagaggcttggggtgtgaACTGCGGgtgggctttgggcagggggctagctgGTGGGAGGGACAGGGGTGCGGGTGCTCGCTTTAGGTTGGGGAGGGGTTccgagctggggcaggggttgggatgtgggaagggggtgagggtgctgggagggaggggttccGAGCTGGGATAGGGGGAATATGTGGGTGGGTGCGGGTGCTAgcagggaggggctctgagctgggatggggtgtgtgtgggaggggttccaagctggggctggggttggggtgtgtgtgggggtgctgggaggaaggggttctgagctggggctcgggttggggtgtgtgtgggggtgccgGCCAGGTAACACAGGGGGTGCCGGGGAGGAccggggttggggtgtgtgtgggggggtgccggCCAGGTAACACAGAGGATGCCAGGGAGGAccggggttggggtgtgtgtgggggggtgccggCCAGGTAACACAGGGGATGCCAGGGAGGAccggggttggggtgtgtgtgggggtgccgGCCAGGTAACACAGGGGATGCCAGGGAGGAccggggttggggtgtgtgtgggggtgccgGCCAGGTAACACAGGGAATGCCGGGGAGGAccggggttggggtgtgtgtaaGGGGGTGCCGGCCAGGTAACACAGGGGATGCCGGGGAGGAccggggttggggtgtgtgtaaGGGGGTGCCGGCCAGGTAACACAGGGGATGCCGGGGAGGAccggggttggggtgtgtgggggggtgctggccaggTAACACAGGGGATGCCGGGGAGGAccggggttggggtgtgtgtgtgggggtgccgGCCAGGTAACACAGGGGATGCCGGGGAGGAccggggttggggtgtgtgtgggggggtgctggccaggTAACACAGGGGATGCCGGGGAGGAccggggttggggtgtgtgtgggggggtgctggccaggTAACACAGGGAATGCCGGGGAGGAccggggttggggtgtgtgtgtgggggtgcctGCCAGGTAACACAGGGGATGCCGGGGAGGACCGggattggggtgtgtgtgggggggtgcctgcCAGGTAACACAGGGGATGCCGGGGAGGAccggggttggggtgtgtgggggtgccTGCCAGGTAACACAGGGGATGCCGGGGAGGACCGggattggggtgtgtgtgggggggtgctggccaggTAACACAGGGGATGCTGGGGAGGAccggggttggggtgtgtgtgggggggtgctggccaggTAACACAGGGAATGCCGGGGAGGAccggggttggggtgtgtgggggggtgcctgcCAGGTAACACAGGGGATGCCGGGGAGGAccggggttggggtgtgtgtgggggggtgctggccaggTAACACAGGGGATGCTGGGGAGGAccggggttggggtgtgtgggggggtgctggccaggTAACACAGGGGATGCCGGGGAGGAccggggttggggtgtgtgtgggggggtgctggccaggTAACACAGGGGATGCCGGGGAGGAccggggttggggtgtgtgtgggggggtgctggccaggTAACACAGGGGATGCCGGGGAGGACCGggattggggtgtgtgtgggggggtgctggccaggTAACACAGGGGATGCCGGGGAGGAccggggttggggtgtgtgtgggggggtgctggccaggTAACACAGGGGATGCTGGGGAGGAccggggttggggtgtgtgggggggtgctggccaggTAACACAGGGGATGCCGGGGAGGACCGGGTTGGGACGtgaggcggggggcaggctgcccagggcAGAGCACGGAGCCCGAGGGGCACGGCCCACAggcagggggcacaggctggctgttGGCAGTGACCTGCAGAGTTAGAACATTGTCAGGCACCTGGGGCTCTAGGGCAGGTGGAAACACCCCCTCGAGCAGCCGGGAGCAGGAGGCCCCGTGGGCGCGGTACCTGTGCTGAAGCTGCCCACAGCAGAGACCAGGAGCAGGGACACGGGGCCGAGGTGGAAGCAGAAGAAGGAGGTGATGAGAGCGACGCCGGAGAcgccccccagcagcacagccagggtcAGGCAAACCCTGCAGGCATTGAGGAGATCTGAGAAAAGAGAGGCCAGGGCTGAAATGGTGAACGTATGGcacccagcctcccccgcccTAACCCTTAAACTCGACTCCCTTCCCAGAGACAGGGAGCATCTCAGagtcctagctcccagcccctcccggccagcAACCCCCACTCCTTTCCTAGAGCTGAAGTGAGAACCCAGTGGAAGTgactggtggcagcggtgggttCCCTGGGGGCACAGGGCTGATGGCGGTGTTGGgtgccctggggacacagtgctggtggtggtggtgggttccCCGGGGTCAcagggatggtggtggtggtgggtttcCTGGGGGTACAGTGCTGGTGGTAGCGGTGGGATCCCTGGGGGCACAGTGCAGGTGGATGTGGTGGGTTTCCTGGGGCACAGTGCAGGTGGATGTGGTGGGTTTCCTGGGGCACAGTGCTGGTGGTAGCGGTGGGATCCCTGGGGGCACAGTGCTGGTGGTAGCGGTGGGTTCcctgggggcacagggctggtggcagtggtgggttccctgggggcacagggctggtgGCAGTAGTGGGTTTCCTGGGGGCACAGTGctggtggcagaagtgggatcCCTGGGGGCACAGGGCTGCTCTTACCTGGTACAGTCGAAGGCACCAGACACCTCAGATTCACACAAGTCTTCCACAGGCCCGAGTGGATCACGTCTCCGCTTTCCCTTATCACCAGCCAGTAGCTGCTGCCCAgcgccaccaccagcagcaggagactgagcagggccagggaggggctggcaatTCGGAGCAGCACCATCGCGGGGATGGGGCCAGAGCCGGGATCTGGGAAGCACCTGGGGGGGATGACGGTTAGATGGGGACCTCGAGCAAGCTGTTGGCTGGCGGGATGGACGGAGGAGAGTTTAGGGGCAGGGATGTGGGGAGTGGTGGAGATGGGAACAGCTCAGTGGGGCATGTGGGGGGTGGAAATGAGGGTGGACAGATGAAGagatggaggggctgggggaggggaggacggagatgaaggccggggggcggggggaggggaggatggagatgaaggccggggggcggggggaggggaggatggagatgaaggccggggggctgggggaggggaggatggagatgaaggccggggggctgggggaggggaggacggagATGAaggccggggggcgggaggaggggaggatggagatgaaggccggggggctgggggaggggaggacggagATGaaggccgggggccggggggaggggaggacggagatgaaggccggggggctgggggaggggaggacggagatgaaggccggggggcggggggaggggaggatggagatgaaggccggggggctgggggaggggaggacggagATGaaggccgggggccggggggaggggaggacggagatgaaggccggggggctgggggaggggaggacggagatgaaggccggggggcggggggaggggaggacggagatgaaggccggggggctgggggaggggaggacggagatgaaggccggggccggggggaggggaggacggagatgaaggccggggggctgggggaggggaggacggagatgaaggccggggggcggggggaggggaggatggagatgaaggccggggggctgggggaggggaggacggagatgaaggccggggggcggggggaggggaggatggagatGAAGgccggggggggtgaggggccctTACCCACACACCAGCCTCTGTCTCAccaactgccatggaaccttCCCGCCCCCCGGGACCCCAGCGTGGCCTGGACAGaccccggcccagagcccgggggggcgggggggctgtgccggCAGAGGGAGCGTTTGGCGTTGGGTGTCTGGGGGCGGACGGACAGACGGGGGCGAGGACAGACAGCCGTGTTCCCCAGACTCAGGGCTGCGCCGGGGACTCTGCTTAATGTCACCCTCTcaatgcagcccccccccaccccacaaccacccccgggctcagagaccccctcccccaccccatgcagcaGCTCCCCCTCAAAGGGTTAACACCCCCCAGGCTTCAGCTCTAGGGctaaccctcccccctcctccgggCGCCTCTTGTACCCATGCTGGAGGTGggctcctgttccctctccccccacactttACCCTCTTGGGGGTcaggctcacccccccccccaccagctccccggGACAGTCAGGAGTCCTGGTGCCCAGACCCACCCACCCCACtataaccactagaccccactcccctcccagagcctagcagggaacccaggagtcttgtCCGCCTTGCACACACACCCATCTCCGAGGGAGTGAGTCACCAGACAGGCggctctgagaacagcctttaATCTCCATGGAACAAGGGGTCTGGCACGGGGAATAGGgaagaaaagggaggggggagcgctccgtgtatgtgtgtgggggtcaCGGGTCTGTGGGCTCCCAGGTGACAAAGAAACACTCACACACATTCTGCAGGGCTtatcccctccagcagggggtgacagggacacacacaccaGAACTCATAGCCtccagcgggcgggggggggggggggcagggacacacacacacacacacacatacacacactcacacagaacTCATACCCTCCAGCAgggggtgacacacacacacacacacacacacacacacacactgaactcataccctccagcagggggtgacacacacacacacacacacacactgaactcataccctccagcagggggtgacacacacacacacacacacacacacacacacacacacacactgaactcataccctccagcagggggtgacacacacacacacacacacacacacacacacacacacacacactgaactcataccctccagcagggggtgacacacacacacacacacacacacacacacacacacactgaactcataccctccagcagggggtgacacacacacacacacacacacacacacacacacacacacacacacagagcagggcccagccctccagcagggggtggcaaccctcccccctcgctgccccctgctggcggccGGGGGGGCTTTGCTCCTGTAATGCTTCAGGCGCCGCCTGGCCCGCCGGCCcatccccagggcagggcaggccccaGGCGCGGCTCTAGGAGGCCCTCAGGCTGCGCAGCGTCACCAGtcctgggggagaagagagaaagggGCTCAGGGCCGCAACGAGCCCGGGGGAAGCAGCATCTGCTGGCACCAGCCGCCAGGTCCCTGTggaccggccccccccccccccccgaggcagccGCCTTCCGCGCCCGCTGCACTCACCGgcgaggaggaagagggggcaggcggCCCAGCCCAGGCCGAAGGACCAGCCGAAGGAGACTTGGCCCTGGGCGACATTCACGGGCTCAGCAAACTGCGCGGTGTACACGGCCATGGCCACCATGGCGCAGAACCCTAGGGCACAGGGAGCAGCATGAACCCCCCTtagcgcagcccccggccctgccccgcccgcctCCAGGGTCCCTGGCTGcggggggctccccagggctgggggaggggcgtgggcgCGGTACCTGCGCTGAAGCTGCCCACGGCAGAGACCAGGGTGAGGGGCACGGGGCCGAGGTGGGAGCGGAGGAAGGACGCGAGGAGAGCGCCGCTGGACACCCCCCCGGCGCTCATGGCCAGGAAGAGGAAAGCCCTGGTGGATTCAATGTAATCTGGGGAGGCAATAGAGACCAGGGGTTACATGGAGAAGAGCCCAGCAGCAACCCCCCCGaccagaacccaggtgtcctggcctggggggggggggggggagctgcagcgggggaggggaggctgggctgccCCTACCTGGCACCGAAGTAAAGGCCCAGCACCCCGAGTTCACACAGACTTTCCACAGCCCCGAGTAGGACGAGACGagtctgctgctggccaccagccaGTGGTCGGAGCccagggcggccagcagcagcaggaagctgagcagggccagggccgtgCAGGGGATCCGGACAGACACCATggcaggggcagctcagggcagGACAGCGCCAGGACCTGCGGgtgccaggggggagggggaatgagttAGAGGgaaacccagccctggggcagcccccagctAGGTGTGGAGggtggcactggagggggggatgagggacagatggatggacgggTGTggggacagacaggaggggggatggataggggtgcaggagtggacagGGGGAGGGCTAAGTATAGGGGTGGAGCAGCGGGGGAAATGGAgttgaggagggggcagagatgaaGGCCGGGGGGGTTGGAGGGGACAGGACAGATGGAGATgaaggctggagaggctgggggaggggaggacagagatgaagaggtgggggggggcagaggggaggggacagaggagaagaaggcctgggggagcggggggaggggacagaggagaagaaggccggggggggggggggagagaggggccctTACCCACACACCAGCCTCTGTCTCAccaactgccatggaaccttCCCGCCCCCCACAGGGACTGGAGAgaccccggcccagcccccacgGGGGCAGCTCTCAGGACAGCTGGGGGGGATGGGCTGGataaggacggggggggggggggagagattaaCAGgcctgggacttctcagcttagagaagaggagactcagggaggataggacagaggtctataaaatcatagctggagtggagaaagtgaataatgaaaagttatttcctggttcccataacacaagatctagggggcaccaaatgaaatgaggcagcaggcttaaaacaaaccaaagggagtttttcttcatgcagcgctcaggcaacctgtggaactcctcgccagaggatgctgtgaagaccaggacttcaacagggttcaaaaaagaactagatgaatttgtggaggttaggtccattattGGCTACtggccaggatgggaaggaacggtgtctctagcctgtttgtctgggaatgggcACCAGGGGCGGGATCAcgggatgattccctgttctgctcaccccctctggggcacctggcactggccactgtgggcagacaggacactgggctggagggacctttggtctgacccagcctgctCGTTCTGAAGTCTAAGGGCTGcctatggggagggagggaaggagggagggaggaggggagggggtaggaCTGTGGAGGgcaagggagggctgggggtagagctgtggaggaggagggtggagagggaTAGGGCTGTgtagggagagagagggaggagggcggagggggagggctgagaaaggggagggagggaggagggcaggggggtaggactgcagagggggagggagggaggagggcagggggtaggactgcagagggggagggtgggaggagggcaggggggtaggactgcggaggaggagggagggctgggggtagagctgtggaggaggagggtgggggggtagggctgcgttgagggagggtgggaggagggcaggggggtaggactgcagagggggagggtgagaggagggcagggggtaggactgcggagggggagggagggaggagggcagggggtaggactgcggagggggagggtgggaggagggcagggggtaggactgcggagggggagggagggaggaaggcagggggtaggactgcggagggggagggagggaggagggcagggggtaggactgcgggggggagggtgggaggagggcaggggggtaggactgcgaagggggagggagggaggagggcggggggtaggactgcggagggggagggtgggaggagggcaggggggtaggactgcggagggggagggagggaggagggcagggggtaggactgcggagggggagggtgggaggagggcaggggggtaggactgcgaagggggagggagggaggagggcggggggtaggactgcggagggggagggagggaggagggcagggggtaggactgcggagggggagggagggaggagggcagggggtaggactgcggagggggagggagggaggaaggcgggGGGGTAGGACTgcgaagggggagggagggaggagggcggggggtaggactgcggagggggagggagggaggaggg includes:
- the LOC142819627 gene encoding lens fiber membrane intrinsic protein-like; amino-acid sequence: MVLLRIASPSLALLSLLLLVVALGSSYWLVIRESGDVIHSGLWKTCVNLRCLVPSTVPDLLNACRVCLTLAVLLGGVSGVALITSFFCFHLGPVSLLLVSAVGSFSTGLLAAAAMAIFMWQSPKGMTIATSRISYGWSFGLGWAACPLFLLTGVVTLLSQGSSTS
- the LOC142819629 gene encoding protein NKG7-like yields the protein MVSVRIPCTALALLSFLLLLAALGSDHWLVASSRLVSSYSGLWKVCVNSGCWAFTSVPDYIESTRAFLFLAMSAGGVSSGALLASFLRSHLGPVPLTLVSAVGSFSAGFCAMVAMAVYTAQFAEPVNVAQGQVSFGWSFGLGWAACPLFLLAGLVTLRSLRAS